In Kiritimatiellia bacterium, a single genomic region encodes these proteins:
- the glgP gene encoding alpha-glucan family phosphorylase, with the protein MAFEPTSMPDIRMPEEFSRLRELAYNLWWSWTPRARAMFSNISPPLWALYRNPVQLLIDIEPHHWQTLLADGGAFMSEYRRVIREFDRYMDPESETPFKKAFPDYKGGPVAYFSTEFGLHESLGIYCGGLGVLSGDHAKAASDMGLPFIGIGLLYRHGYFRQNIDNDGRQHHLFNETDFYRMPVRPVHTASGRNLLIGVEFPGREIKARVWQLTVGRVKLYLLDTDITENEMADRPITSQLYVRGREMRFCQELLLGVGGARILREMKIKPAVWHMNEGHSAFLLFERLRELMKAGRTWDDAMNTIRKDTMFTTHTPVPAGNEAFDMDLVEKYLGPHAKGMGVAMDRLLELGKAYPGGGGQPFNLTALAIRMSSYANGVSRLHGDVSNDMWRHLFPQAPHDSQPIKAITNGVHVATWLGHDIRELVEESLGHGWQDRCCDPEFWQGVKKIRDDDLWAAHIHQKERLIRLLRHRLVEQFARHGNSPDEMREVERMLDSKVLLIGFARRFATYKRAALIFRDYNRLRAILTNPERPVHILFSGKAHPADQPGQDLVRHIYNIAFHSDLRGHIFFVEDYDIRIARHMVQGVEIWLNTPRRPREASGTSGMKAAMNGALNVSISDGWWPEAANGRNGWTINAGRYFDNEDMQDYEDSTSFYHILENEIVPAFYGHRQKGVPADWVAMMKEAMATIIPEFSAARMLRDYTRDAYMPLAGGK; encoded by the coding sequence ATGGCTTTTGAACCGACTTCCATGCCGGACATACGGATGCCGGAGGAATTTTCCCGGCTGCGCGAGCTGGCTTATAACCTGTGGTGGTCGTGGACGCCGCGGGCGCGGGCGATGTTCAGCAACATCAGCCCGCCGCTGTGGGCGTTGTACCGCAACCCCGTCCAGCTGCTGATCGACATCGAGCCGCACCACTGGCAGACGCTGCTGGCCGACGGCGGCGCGTTCATGTCGGAATACCGCCGGGTGATCCGCGAGTTCGATCGGTACATGGATCCCGAGTCGGAGACGCCGTTCAAGAAGGCCTTCCCCGACTACAAGGGCGGGCCGGTGGCCTACTTCAGCACGGAGTTCGGCCTGCACGAGAGCCTGGGCATCTACTGCGGCGGCCTCGGGGTGCTCTCCGGCGACCACGCGAAGGCGGCCAGCGACATGGGCCTGCCGTTCATCGGCATCGGCCTGTTGTACCGCCACGGGTACTTCCGCCAGAACATCGACAACGACGGGCGGCAGCACCACCTCTTCAACGAGACCGACTTCTACCGCATGCCCGTGCGCCCGGTGCACACGGCCAGCGGCCGCAACCTCCTGATCGGCGTCGAGTTCCCGGGCCGCGAGATCAAGGCCCGCGTCTGGCAGCTCACCGTCGGCCGCGTGAAGCTGTACCTGCTGGACACGGACATCACGGAGAACGAGATGGCCGACCGGCCGATCACCTCGCAGCTCTACGTCCGCGGCCGCGAGATGCGCTTCTGCCAGGAGTTGCTCCTCGGCGTCGGCGGCGCGCGCATCCTGCGCGAGATGAAGATCAAGCCCGCCGTGTGGCACATGAACGAGGGGCACTCGGCCTTCCTGCTGTTCGAGCGCCTGCGCGAGCTGATGAAGGCCGGCCGGACCTGGGACGACGCGATGAACACCATCCGCAAGGACACGATGTTCACCACGCACACGCCCGTCCCGGCGGGCAACGAGGCGTTCGACATGGACCTGGTCGAGAAGTACCTCGGCCCGCACGCCAAGGGCATGGGCGTGGCCATGGACCGGCTCCTGGAACTGGGCAAGGCCTATCCCGGCGGCGGGGGCCAGCCGTTCAACCTGACGGCCCTGGCGATCCGGATGAGCTCGTACGCCAACGGCGTCAGCCGGCTGCACGGGGACGTGTCCAACGACATGTGGCGGCACCTGTTCCCGCAGGCGCCGCACGACAGCCAGCCGATCAAGGCGATCACCAACGGCGTCCACGTGGCGACCTGGCTCGGGCACGACATCCGCGAGCTGGTCGAGGAATCCCTCGGCCACGGCTGGCAGGACCGGTGCTGCGACCCTGAATTCTGGCAGGGCGTGAAGAAGATCCGCGACGACGATCTGTGGGCGGCCCATATCCACCAGAAGGAGCGCCTGATCCGGCTGCTCCGCCACCGGCTGGTCGAGCAGTTCGCCCGGCACGGCAACAGCCCGGACGAGATGCGCGAGGTGGAGCGGATGCTCGATTCCAAGGTGCTGCTGATCGGGTTCGCGCGGCGCTTCGCCACGTACAAGCGCGCGGCGCTGATCTTCCGCGATTACAACCGGCTGCGCGCGATCCTGACGAATCCCGAGCGCCCGGTGCACATCCTGTTCTCCGGCAAGGCGCACCCGGCCGACCAGCCGGGCCAGGATCTCGTCCGGCACATCTACAACATCGCGTTCCACTCCGACCTGCGCGGCCACATCTTCTTCGTCGAGGACTACGACATCCGCATCGCGCGGCACATGGTCCAGGGCGTGGAAATCTGGCTGAACACCCCGCGCCGCCCGCGCGAGGCCAGCGGCACCAGCGGGATGAAAGCCGCGATGAACGGCGCGTTGAACGTGAGCATCTCCGACGGCTGGTGGCCCGAGGCCGCCAACGGGCGCAACGGCTGGACCATCAACGCCGGCCGCTACTTCGACAACGAGGACATGCAGGACTACGAGGACTCGACCTCGTTCTACCATATCCTGGAAAACGAGATCGTCCCCGCCTTCTACGGCCATCGCCAGAAGGGCGTCCCGGCGGACTGGGTGGCGATGATGAAAGAGGCCATGGCCACCATCATCCCCGAGTTCAGCGCCGCGCGGATGCTGCGCGACTACACCCGCGACGCGTACATGCCGCTGGCGGGCGGGAAGTAG
- a CDS encoding archease, with translation MTAARWEHFEHQADIGLRGRGGTLDDAFARIALALTAVVTDPESVRAERPVEIRCSALDPESLLVDWLNALVYEMAARRMLFSRFEVCLEKNDLRATAWGESIEPDRHRPAVEVKAATYHGLKVERQPGGDWLVQCVVDV, from the coding sequence ATGACCGCCGCCCGCTGGGAGCACTTCGAGCACCAGGCCGACATCGGCCTGCGCGGCCGCGGCGGCACGCTGGACGACGCCTTCGCGCGGATCGCGCTCGCGCTCACCGCCGTCGTCACCGATCCCGAAAGCGTCCGGGCCGAGCGGCCCGTGGAAATCCGCTGTTCGGCGCTCGACCCCGAATCCCTCCTCGTGGACTGGCTCAACGCCCTCGTCTACGAGATGGCCGCCCGCCGCATGCTCTTCTCCCGCTTCGAGGTCTGCCTGGAAAAGAATGACTTGCGCGCCACGGCCTGGGGCGAGAGCATCGAGCCGGACCGGCACCGCCCCGCCGTTGAGGTCAAGGCCGCCACGTACCATGGCCTCAAGGTGGAGCGTCAACCCGGTGGCGACTGGCTGGTCCAGTGCGTGGTGGATGTATAA
- a CDS encoding RtcB family protein translates to MKLSRFTRISASEWRLEPSGPMRVPGVIFADETLLAEMDDKVAEQVANVAALPGIVQASYAMPDAHWGYGFPIGGVAAFDADRGGVVSCGGVGFDISCGVRTHLTGLVRDQVLRVRERLADALFHKVPAGVGSTGHVRLNDQRMREMLTGGARWAVKQGFGTDHDLERIESRGAVADARPEDVSDRARQRQEEEMGTLGSGNHYLEVQEIREIYDEAAAAAFGLRKGETVVSIHCGSRGLGHQVATDYSKRMLDAARRHGLSLPDRELACAPIRSPDGQAYLGAMRAAIHCALANRQILGHLVRQAFRSIFGEMEMPLLYDVSHNTCREETHEVDGAARTLFVHRKGATGALGPGHPELPDDLRAAGQPVLVGGTMGTASWILAGTREGAGRAFASACHGAGRQMSRTQATKQWQGREVVDDLAGRGILVRCRSMRGVAEEAPGAYKDVSRVIEATEAAGLARKVARLAPMICIKG, encoded by the coding sequence ATGAAGCTTTCCCGTTTCACCCGCATCTCCGCCTCCGAATGGCGCCTCGAGCCTTCCGGCCCGATGCGCGTGCCGGGCGTGATCTTCGCGGACGAAACGCTCCTGGCGGAAATGGACGACAAGGTGGCCGAACAGGTCGCGAACGTCGCCGCGCTGCCCGGGATCGTGCAGGCATCCTACGCCATGCCCGACGCCCACTGGGGCTATGGGTTCCCCATCGGCGGCGTGGCGGCCTTCGACGCGGACCGGGGCGGCGTGGTTTCCTGCGGCGGCGTGGGCTTCGATATCTCCTGCGGCGTAAGGACTCACCTGACCGGCTTGGTACGCGATCAAGTGCTGCGCGTCCGGGAGCGCCTGGCCGACGCGCTGTTCCACAAGGTCCCCGCCGGCGTCGGCAGCACGGGTCATGTCCGCCTGAACGATCAGCGGATGCGCGAAATGCTCACCGGCGGCGCGCGCTGGGCCGTGAAACAGGGGTTCGGGACGGACCATGACCTGGAGCGCATCGAGTCCCGGGGCGCCGTCGCGGACGCACGGCCGGAGGACGTCTCCGACCGCGCGCGCCAGCGGCAGGAAGAGGAGATGGGCACGCTGGGCTCGGGCAATCATTACCTCGAAGTCCAGGAAATCCGGGAGATTTACGACGAGGCCGCGGCGGCCGCCTTCGGCCTGCGGAAGGGCGAGACGGTGGTCAGCATCCACTGCGGCTCGCGCGGGCTGGGCCACCAGGTTGCAACCGATTACTCGAAGCGCATGCTGGACGCCGCGCGCCGGCACGGCTTGAGTCTGCCCGACCGCGAGCTGGCCTGCGCGCCGATCCGGTCGCCCGACGGGCAGGCCTACCTCGGCGCCATGCGCGCCGCGATCCACTGCGCCCTCGCCAACCGGCAGATCCTCGGCCACCTTGTCCGTCAGGCCTTCCGGTCGATCTTCGGCGAAATGGAAATGCCGCTGCTCTACGACGTGTCGCACAACACCTGCCGCGAGGAGACGCACGAGGTGGACGGGGCCGCGCGGACGTTGTTCGTCCACCGGAAGGGCGCGACGGGCGCGCTCGGGCCGGGCCATCCGGAACTGCCGGATGACCTGCGCGCCGCGGGCCAGCCGGTCCTGGTCGGCGGGACGATGGGCACGGCTTCCTGGATTCTCGCGGGCACGCGCGAGGGCGCGGGCCGCGCCTTCGCCTCCGCCTGCCACGGCGCCGGGCGGCAGATGAGCCGCACCCAGGCGACGAAGCAGTGGCAGGGGCGGGAGGTCGTGGACGACCTTGCCGGCCGCGGCATCCTGGTCCGGTGCCGCTCGATGCGGGGCGTCGCGGAAGAGGCGCCCGGCGCCTACAAGGACGTCAGCCGGGTGATCGAGGCCACCGAAGCCGCCGGCCTCGCGCGCAAGGTCGCGCGGCTGGCACCGATGATCTGCATCAAGGGCTAA
- the polX gene encoding DNA polymerase/3'-5' exonuclease PolX — MPIHNADISAVFTEIADLLDIQGENPFRIRAYRNAARTVQDLGRELRDMVGAGEDLKKLQGIGDDLAEKIIELVQTGACTALTKLRSRFPPGVTDLLRIPGLGPKRVKVLYGDLKIESLAQLEAAAREGKIRDLPGFGEKTEQNILQAIQVKADTGRRFLLAHARTYAESLTAYLEKLPGAGRVTVAGSFRRGRETVGDLDILVTAESAGTIMDAFVAYDEVAQVLAHGDTKSAVVLRSGIQVDLRVVEEKSYGAALHYFTGSKAHNIAVRKLGQQLDLKVNEYGVFRGEEYLAGRTEKDVYAAVGLPFIPPELREDAGEIEAAREGRLPKLVELKHLRGDLHMHTDATDGKNTLREMALAAKGRGYEYIAITDHSPRLKMIGGLDERKLARQADAIRELNNEFDGFTILRGIEVDILEDGSLDLPDAVLATLDLVIGSIHSHFKLPAAKQAERVRKAMDRPHFTMLAHPTGRLLLEREPIDIDLPRIIRHAAERGCFIELNAHPLRLDLDDTFCRMAREAGVLVGINTDAHGIPELDHLRYGVGQARRGWLEKKDVLNTRTLKQLRPLLARTMGR, encoded by the coding sequence ATGCCGATCCACAACGCCGATATTTCGGCGGTTTTCACGGAGATCGCCGACCTGCTCGATATCCAGGGAGAGAATCCGTTCCGGATCCGCGCCTACCGCAACGCCGCACGCACGGTCCAGGACCTTGGCCGCGAGCTGCGCGACATGGTCGGTGCCGGCGAGGATCTGAAAAAACTGCAGGGCATCGGGGACGACCTCGCCGAGAAGATCATCGAGCTGGTCCAGACCGGCGCCTGTACCGCCCTCACCAAGCTGCGCTCCCGGTTCCCGCCCGGTGTCACCGACCTGCTCCGCATCCCGGGCCTAGGCCCCAAGCGGGTCAAGGTCCTGTACGGCGACCTCAAGATCGAATCGCTCGCCCAGCTCGAGGCCGCCGCGCGCGAGGGGAAGATCCGCGATTTGCCCGGCTTCGGCGAGAAGACGGAGCAGAACATCCTGCAGGCGATCCAGGTCAAGGCCGACACCGGCCGCCGGTTCCTCCTGGCCCACGCGCGGACCTACGCCGAGTCGCTGACCGCCTACCTGGAGAAGCTGCCGGGCGCGGGCCGGGTGACCGTCGCGGGCAGCTTCCGGCGCGGCCGCGAGACGGTCGGCGACCTGGACATCCTGGTCACCGCCGAGTCCGCCGGGACGATCATGGACGCCTTCGTCGCGTACGACGAGGTCGCCCAGGTTCTGGCCCACGGCGACACGAAGTCCGCCGTCGTTCTCCGCTCGGGCATCCAGGTGGACCTGCGCGTGGTCGAGGAGAAGAGCTACGGCGCCGCGCTGCACTATTTCACCGGCAGCAAGGCCCACAACATCGCCGTGCGGAAGCTCGGCCAGCAGCTCGACCTGAAGGTCAACGAGTACGGCGTCTTCCGCGGGGAGGAATACCTCGCCGGCCGCACGGAGAAGGATGTATATGCCGCCGTCGGCCTGCCGTTCATCCCGCCCGAGCTGCGCGAGGACGCGGGCGAGATCGAGGCCGCGCGCGAGGGGCGGCTGCCGAAACTGGTCGAGCTGAAGCACCTGCGCGGCGACCTGCACATGCATACCGACGCGACCGACGGCAAGAACACGCTGCGCGAGATGGCCCTCGCCGCGAAGGGGCGCGGTTACGAGTATATCGCCATCACCGACCATTCCCCGCGCCTGAAGATGATCGGCGGCCTGGACGAGCGGAAGCTGGCGCGGCAGGCGGACGCGATCCGGGAATTGAACAACGAGTTCGACGGCTTCACGATCCTGCGCGGGATCGAGGTGGATATCCTCGAGGACGGCTCGCTCGACCTGCCGGACGCGGTCCTCGCGACGCTCGATCTCGTGATCGGCTCGATCCACAGCCACTTCAAGCTGCCGGCCGCGAAGCAGGCCGAGCGGGTGCGCAAGGCCATGGACCGGCCGCACTTCACCATGCTGGCGCATCCGACCGGCCGGCTGCTTCTCGAGCGCGAGCCGATAGACATCGACCTTCCCCGTATCATCCGCCACGCGGCGGAGCGGGGCTGCTTCATCGAGCTCAACGCCCACCCGCTGCGGCTCGACCTCGACGACACGTTCTGCCGGATGGCGAGGGAGGCGGGCGTGCTGGTGGGCATCAACACCGACGCCCACGGCATCCCGGAACTCGATCACCTGCGCTACGGCGTCGGCCAGGCCCGCCGCGGCTGGCTGGAGAAGAAGGACGTCCTTAACACCCGGACCTTGAAACAGCTCCGCCCGCTGCTGGCCAGAACGATGGGGCGGTGA
- a CDS encoding HAD family phosphatase, giving the protein MSRPALAAVIFDFDGVIADTEPLHFEAFRSLAAPLGIELAWEAYRARYMGFDDRDAFRALFRDAGRPLAEEELAGLIDAKAAAFAKLAEGQGVEPYPGVVPLIGALAGRVPLALCSGALRSDVHPILERAGLKACFAVMVTAEDVAVSKPDPECYREALRRLAARFPGRAFPASRAVAIEDTPAGIAAARGAGLKVLAVRTTHAHGSLAVADRVEDSLQNLAVEDLEALARV; this is encoded by the coding sequence GTGAGCAGGCCGGCGCTCGCGGCGGTGATCTTTGATTTCGACGGCGTGATCGCGGACACGGAGCCGCTGCACTTCGAGGCCTTCCGGAGCCTTGCGGCCCCGCTCGGCATCGAGCTGGCGTGGGAGGCGTACCGGGCGAGGTACATGGGCTTCGACGACCGGGACGCGTTCCGCGCCCTGTTCCGGGATGCTGGCCGGCCGCTGGCGGAGGAGGAACTGGCCGGGCTGATCGACGCCAAGGCGGCGGCGTTCGCGAAGCTGGCCGAGGGCCAGGGCGTCGAGCCCTATCCCGGCGTCGTCCCCCTGATCGGGGCGCTCGCGGGCCGCGTGCCGCTGGCCTTGTGCAGCGGGGCGCTCCGGTCCGATGTCCACCCGATCCTGGAGCGGGCCGGGCTCAAGGCCTGTTTCGCCGTCATGGTGACCGCGGAGGACGTGGCCGTGAGCAAGCCGGACCCGGAGTGCTACCGCGAAGCGCTGCGCCGCCTGGCCGCGCGGTTCCCCGGGCGGGCGTTCCCGGCCTCGCGCGCCGTCGCCATCGAGGACACGCCCGCCGGTATCGCGGCGGCCCGGGGCGCCGGGCTGAAGGTCCTGGCGGTGCGGACGACGCACGCGCACGGCTCGCTGGCAGTGGCCGACCGCGTGGAGGACTCGCTTCAGAATCTGGCCGTGGAGGACCTGGAGGCGTTGGCCCGGGTTTGA
- a CDS encoding aminotransferase class I/II-fold pyridoxal phosphate-dependent enzyme produces MAIAKRIERLGTETAFAVSEDARAWAAKGHDVYPFHLGDMNIRTPLNIIEAANKAMLDGKTGYCPAAGIPELREVIAADLGKNRGIAFKMENVSVQPGGKPVIGKFFQALMNEGDEVLYPNPGYPIYESQIQFLGGVAVPYGYTMTKNGFEIQRDKLEAAVNKRTKCLVYNNGQNPLGAESSDEEMQWLADFCMRHNLWVLADEPYFHTRYSGKSKSITSLPGMQERSVILMSFSKRYAMTGWRLGGALGPKAVIDVINKLNVNQESCSCQFIQYAGVEALKGDQSGALEINRVLKERRDVLVAALRGIKGVTVYNPEVTFYLFPDVTEVFRRRGYTDQQKFRLDTLRETGISFCSRSHFGRPLPGEDRVFIRFAFSGIHVDRIREGLAKLKAYWES; encoded by the coding sequence ATGGCTATAGCGAAGCGGATCGAGCGGCTGGGCACGGAGACGGCGTTCGCGGTGTCGGAGGATGCCCGGGCGTGGGCGGCGAAGGGGCACGACGTGTACCCGTTTCACCTGGGCGACATGAACATCCGCACGCCGCTGAACATCATCGAGGCGGCGAACAAGGCGATGCTGGACGGCAAGACGGGCTACTGCCCCGCGGCCGGCATCCCGGAACTGCGCGAGGTCATCGCGGCGGACCTGGGCAAGAACCGCGGCATCGCCTTCAAGATGGAGAACGTCTCCGTGCAACCCGGCGGCAAGCCGGTGATCGGCAAGTTCTTCCAGGCCCTGATGAACGAGGGCGACGAGGTGCTCTACCCGAACCCGGGCTACCCGATCTACGAGTCGCAGATCCAGTTCCTCGGCGGCGTCGCCGTCCCGTACGGCTACACGATGACGAAGAACGGCTTCGAGATCCAGCGCGACAAGCTCGAGGCGGCGGTCAACAAGCGCACGAAGTGCCTTGTGTACAACAACGGCCAGAACCCGCTGGGCGCGGAATCCAGCGACGAGGAGATGCAGTGGCTGGCCGATTTCTGCATGCGGCACAACCTGTGGGTGCTCGCGGACGAGCCCTACTTCCACACGCGCTACTCGGGCAAGAGTAAGAGCATCACCAGCCTGCCGGGCATGCAGGAGCGGTCGGTGATCCTGATGTCCTTCTCCAAGCGCTACGCCATGACCGGCTGGCGGCTCGGCGGCGCGCTGGGCCCGAAGGCCGTGATCGACGTCATCAACAAGCTCAACGTCAACCAGGAGTCCTGCTCCTGCCAGTTCATCCAGTACGCCGGCGTCGAGGCGCTCAAGGGCGACCAGTCCGGCGCGCTGGAGATCAACCGCGTGCTCAAGGAGCGGCGCGACGTGCTGGTGGCGGCCCTGCGCGGCATCAAGGGCGTCACGGTATACAACCCCGAGGTCACCTTCTACCTGTTCCCGGACGTCACCGAGGTCTTCCGGCGCCGCGGGTACACCGACCAGCAGAAGTTCCGCCTGGACACCCTGCGCGAAACGGGCATCTCCTTCTGCTCGCGCAGCCACTTCGGCAGGCCCCTGCCGGGCGAGGACCGGGTCTTCATCCGGTTCGCCTTCTCCGGCATCCACGTGGACCGCATCCGCGAGGGGCTGGCGAAGCTGAAGGCGTACTGGGAGTCCTGA